One window of the Natrinema sp. CBA1119 genome contains the following:
- a CDS encoding SDR family NAD(P)-dependent oxidoreductase, translating into MVADSTVFVTGASQGLGREIATAFADEGADVALAARSDGIYETAAQIDVPDRTLAIETDVTDPESVADAIDETVDTFGGLDCLVNNAGIAGPTAPLEETTDGEWLETLDVNVVGVARVTREAAPHLRESEQGSVINISSIGGKRPYANRGPYAASKMGLIGVTRALAAEFGDDGVTVNAICPGPVEGERIRGVFERQAEAAGVPAEAVEEEVLESLMIDELVPPEEVADMAVHLASEASRHVTGQDINVSSGGAWY; encoded by the coding sequence ATGGTAGCAGATTCCACCGTTTTCGTCACGGGTGCGAGTCAGGGACTCGGTCGCGAAATCGCCACCGCGTTCGCCGACGAGGGTGCGGACGTCGCGCTCGCGGCCAGGAGCGACGGCATCTACGAAACTGCAGCCCAGATCGACGTCCCGGACCGAACGCTGGCGATCGAGACCGACGTGACCGATCCCGAATCGGTCGCCGATGCGATCGACGAGACCGTCGACACCTTCGGCGGGCTGGATTGTCTCGTGAACAACGCGGGGATCGCCGGCCCCACCGCGCCGCTCGAGGAGACGACCGACGGCGAGTGGCTCGAGACCCTCGACGTCAACGTCGTCGGCGTGGCTCGCGTCACGCGGGAAGCGGCCCCGCACCTGCGCGAGTCCGAGCAGGGAAGCGTCATCAACATCTCCTCGATCGGCGGCAAGCGGCCCTACGCCAACCGAGGACCGTACGCTGCCTCGAAGATGGGTCTGATCGGGGTGACTCGCGCGCTGGCGGCCGAGTTCGGTGACGACGGCGTCACCGTCAACGCGATCTGTCCCGGCCCGGTCGAGGGCGAGCGAATCCGCGGCGTCTTCGAGCGACAGGCCGAGGCGGCGGGCGTCCCCGCGGAGGCGGTCGAAGAGGAGGTCCTCGAGAGCCTCATGATCGACGAACTGGTCCCGCCCGAGGAAGTCGCGGACATGGCCGTCCACCTCGCGAGCGAGGCGTCGCGCCACGTCACGGGGCAGGACATCAACGTCTCATCGGGCGGGGCCTGGTACTAG
- the leuS gene encoding leucine--tRNA ligase: MSDAGYDHATVERRWQEAWDEADVYRTPDDVEDPTYVLGMYPYPSGKLHMGHVRNYTITDAYARYRRMRGDDVLHPMGWDAFGLPAENAAKERDTNPRDWTFDCIETMTEQMESMGFGYDWEREIATCTPEYYQWNQWLFERFLEEGLVERRDAEVNWCPHCETVLADEQVEGEAELCWRCDTPVEQRELEQWFLKITEYADELLEAIDGLEGWPHSVRQMQRNWIGRQYGTELDFEIEGSEALRASNGRGEGTEPREYGSVEAFTTRVDTIYGATFFALAPDHPISEELAEENDDVRHFIEEEADPEGDEPNGVETGLTATNPVTGEEIPVYVADFVLSDVGTGALMAVPAHDERDHAFAEKKDIEIRPVIAPEPDDWDGETVPDAPDVSEEAYTDDGVLIDSGEYSGLESETARERLTEEIESAEEATQYQLRDWGISRQRYWGTPIPVIHCEKCGPVTVPEEDLPVELPEFINTTGNPLDAAEEWKQTTCPDCGGEAVRETDTMDTFVDSSWYFLRYVSPGLEDAPFDLERANDWMPVDQYVGGIEHAVMHLLYSRFFTKVLADHEGLAHREPFTNLLAQGMVQLEGEKMSKSKGNVVSPQRIVEEYGADTARLFMMQAAQPERDFDWSEEGVRSTYAFLDRLKGMVEQYVTNEPDGDDDAVASYVDAETDATIAIASDEYDDLTFNKALRETQDLMRTLRQYANHTEPNAEIYERGLSAVVRLLSPVAPHIAEELHDELGGEGFAANAEWPTADVDRDYVSKRRQLVANIREDIRDIVEVAGIEDPQAIDVVVAPNWKYDALEIAIESDADNLIGELMGEPHIREQGDAAADYGQDLQAEREALSMTLGPDDEHAALESAAWLIEREFDAPVRVVRADEAADDVITNAEPGRPAIEIDD, encoded by the coding sequence ATGAGCGACGCGGGATACGACCACGCGACGGTCGAACGGCGCTGGCAGGAGGCGTGGGACGAGGCGGACGTCTATCGGACGCCCGACGACGTCGAGGATCCGACGTACGTCCTCGGAATGTACCCGTATCCGTCGGGCAAACTCCACATGGGACACGTTCGCAACTACACGATTACGGACGCGTATGCTCGGTATCGCCGGATGCGCGGCGACGATGTCCTCCATCCGATGGGCTGGGACGCGTTCGGTCTCCCCGCGGAGAACGCGGCCAAAGAGCGCGACACGAATCCCCGCGACTGGACGTTCGACTGCATCGAGACCATGACCGAACAGATGGAGTCGATGGGCTTTGGCTACGACTGGGAACGGGAGATCGCCACCTGTACGCCCGAATACTACCAGTGGAACCAGTGGCTCTTCGAGCGGTTCCTCGAGGAGGGGCTCGTCGAGCGCCGCGACGCCGAGGTCAACTGGTGTCCCCACTGCGAGACCGTCCTCGCCGACGAGCAGGTCGAGGGCGAGGCGGAGCTCTGCTGGCGCTGTGACACGCCCGTCGAACAGCGCGAACTCGAGCAGTGGTTCCTGAAGATCACCGAGTACGCCGACGAGTTACTGGAAGCGATCGACGGTCTCGAGGGATGGCCCCACTCGGTCCGCCAGATGCAGCGCAACTGGATCGGTCGGCAGTACGGGACGGAACTGGACTTCGAAATCGAGGGGAGCGAGGCGCTACGCGCCTCGAACGGACGCGGCGAGGGTACCGAGCCGCGGGAGTACGGTTCCGTCGAGGCCTTCACCACCCGCGTCGACACCATCTACGGAGCGACCTTCTTCGCGCTCGCGCCCGACCACCCGATCAGCGAAGAGCTGGCCGAAGAGAACGATGACGTCCGTCACTTCATCGAGGAGGAGGCCGATCCCGAGGGCGACGAACCCAACGGCGTCGAGACGGGACTCACCGCGACGAATCCCGTCACCGGCGAGGAGATCCCGGTCTACGTCGCCGATTTCGTCCTCTCTGACGTCGGGACCGGCGCGCTGATGGCCGTGCCGGCCCACGACGAGCGCGACCACGCCTTCGCCGAGAAGAAGGACATCGAGATCAGGCCCGTCATTGCACCCGAACCGGACGATTGGGACGGGGAGACGGTTCCCGACGCACCCGACGTGAGCGAGGAAGCGTATACCGACGACGGCGTCCTGATCGACTCCGGCGAGTACTCGGGCCTCGAGAGCGAGACGGCCCGCGAGCGACTCACCGAGGAAATCGAGAGCGCCGAGGAAGCCACGCAGTACCAGCTGCGCGACTGGGGGATCTCGCGCCAGCGCTACTGGGGCACCCCGATTCCGGTGATCCACTGCGAGAAGTGTGGCCCCGTCACGGTCCCCGAAGAGGACCTGCCCGTCGAGTTGCCGGAGTTCATCAACACCACCGGAAACCCGCTGGACGCCGCCGAGGAGTGGAAGCAGACCACGTGTCCCGACTGCGGCGGCGAAGCCGTCCGCGAGACCGACACGATGGACACCTTCGTCGACTCCTCGTGGTACTTCCTGCGGTACGTCTCGCCCGGTCTCGAGGACGCGCCCTTCGACCTGGAGCGGGCCAACGACTGGATGCCCGTCGATCAGTACGTCGGCGGCATCGAGCACGCCGTGATGCACCTGCTGTATTCCCGGTTCTTCACGAAGGTACTGGCCGATCACGAGGGATTAGCGCACCGCGAGCCCTTCACGAACCTGCTGGCCCAGGGGATGGTCCAGCTCGAGGGCGAGAAGATGTCCAAATCGAAGGGGAACGTCGTCTCGCCCCAGCGGATCGTCGAGGAGTACGGAGCCGACACCGCGCGGCTGTTCATGATGCAGGCCGCCCAGCCCGAGCGCGATTTCGACTGGAGCGAGGAGGGCGTCCGGTCGACCTACGCCTTCCTCGATCGGCTGAAGGGGATGGTCGAACAGTACGTGACGAACGAACCGGACGGCGACGACGACGCCGTTGCGAGCTACGTCGACGCGGAGACCGACGCGACGATCGCCATCGCCAGCGACGAGTATGACGACCTGACGTTCAACAAGGCGCTGCGCGAAACGCAGGATCTGATGCGGACGCTACGGCAATACGCCAATCACACCGAACCCAACGCCGAGATCTACGAGCGCGGGCTGTCGGCCGTCGTCCGACTGCTCTCGCCGGTCGCACCGCACATCGCGGAGGAGTTACACGACGAGCTGGGCGGCGAGGGCTTCGCTGCAAACGCCGAGTGGCCGACCGCCGACGTCGACCGCGACTACGTGTCTAAGCGCCGCCAACTGGTCGCGAACATCCGCGAGGACATCCGCGACATCGTCGAGGTCGCCGGGATCGAGGACCCGCAGGCGATCGACGTCGTTGTCGCCCCCAACTGGAAGTACGATGCCCTCGAGATCGCGATCGAGAGCGACGCCGACAACCTGATCGGCGAACTCATGGGCGAGCCCCACATCCGCGAGCAGGGCGACGCCGCGGCCGACTACGGGCAGGACCTCCAGGCCGAACGCGAGGCGCTCTCGATGACGCTCGGGCCGGACGACGAACACGCGGCGCTCGAGTCCGCCGCGTGGCTAATCGAACGCGAGTTCGACGCCCCGGTTCGCGTCGTTCGCGCCGACGAGGCCGCCGACGACGTGATCACGAACGCCGAGCCCGGTCGACCGGCCATCGAAATAGACGACTGA
- a CDS encoding Hsp20/alpha crystallin family protein, producing MRRNPFDDIEELLDRVSRQVEEGMTAGGLQVPGSVPVDVADTDEQYVVTADLPGYETDDIELTLSDGTLRLEANRTDEEEHPEGRYIRRERTETSASRRIRLPEPVEEESVAAGFENGVLTVRLPKVSGSGDSKQIDIE from the coding sequence GGAGCTGCTCGACCGCGTGAGCCGACAGGTCGAAGAGGGCATGACCGCAGGCGGGCTGCAGGTCCCCGGCTCGGTGCCGGTCGACGTCGCCGACACCGACGAGCAGTACGTCGTGACGGCCGACCTCCCCGGCTACGAGACCGACGACATCGAACTGACGCTCTCGGACGGGACGCTGCGCCTCGAGGCCAACCGGACCGACGAGGAGGAGCACCCCGAAGGCCGATACATCCGGCGCGAGCGGACGGAAACGTCGGCGAGTCGCCGGATTCGCCTGCCCGAGCCGGTCGAGGAGGAGTCCGTCGCCGCCGGCTTCGAGAACGGCGTGCTGACGGTCCGGCTGCCGAAGGTCTCGGGAAGCGGGGACTCGAAACAGATCGACATCGAGTAG